A single Carnobacterium inhibens subsp. inhibens DSM 13024 DNA region contains:
- a CDS encoding phage holin, with translation MKTINWKVRFKNPQFIIQLIVSVFGPILAYAGITAQDITSWAILFDLILAAVSNPYVLITIAVAVYNAVIDPTTKGLSDSKQALNYTEPREDDK, from the coding sequence ATGAAAACTATTAACTGGAAAGTCCGATTCAAAAATCCACAATTCATTATTCAGCTAATCGTATCAGTATTTGGACCAATATTAGCTTATGCAGGAATCACAGCGCAGGATATCACTTCTTGGGCTATTTTATTTGATTTAATTCTAGCTGCAGTAAGCAACCCATACGTTCTTATTACTATTGCGGTAGCTGTTTATAATGCTGTAATTGATCCAACGACAAAAGGTTTATCAGATAGTAAGCAAGCTTTAAACTATACAGAACCTAGAGAGGATGATAAATAG